The genomic region CAAAGAGGTAGAAAGTGCAGCAAAAGATACAATACGTATGAAATATAGGTCAGTAATCTTGCTCATTGCTTGTGCTCCAAGTTTGAATAGCTTGCAAGACTGCTTGTTCCACCGCCTGAGCATCTATGCTATCAGCCCCCTGTTCAGTGCAATGGAAATGCAACATAAGTAAAAAGAATTTGTATAAATTCTAGATGATCTCAAGCAATATACATACCTCGAGTGCCCTGTTTCGACAAAGTTAAAAAACTGAGTTCTAACTCGCTGATTGAATTTTAAACTATGCAAATACAAAATTTGATGTCATGCTACAATAATTGCGTCAGAGCTAGCATAGTCGCAATAAGGAATATAGAATGTGTGGTTAAGACCATGTTTGTACAACTCACGCGCATGATGTTAATTTGTACAATAATATACGTAAAAAGTTAGAGTGCATGAcccatatatacatatatatatatgatacatatatatatgctggCATAATgtacacattaaaaaaataaaaaataataaagggGCCAAAGTGAAGGGTTAAGTACAATGGGGCTAAAGTGAACGAGACTAAGGGTTTTTCTATAGTACATTGGTGTATGCACCACTTTTTGGATAGCTAGGTTATGACGGTTGAAATTTAGCCATGCAAATCCTATCGTCCACTACACTGATACATCTCATTGTAGAATTtttgagaaattaaatttgataaTATAATTTCTTACTTCTCCAACAGCTTCTAGTTGGAAAGTGTCTGAACAAGAAACCCTAGCATCCAGCACATCGAGGCCCAGTTCCTCAAAGGCTTCGAGAATGGAGACCAGCAAACCCGGGCATTTCTTTTCCGACAACACATGAATTTGGAAACCCTTTTCCAGGGTTTGAACTGTTACCTGCTGGAAATTATAACAGGAAGgacaattaatcaaatgaacaaGAACGATGTTATGATAAGGTGtcccaaagaaaataaaactatcTTCAGTAGTTTATTTGAGCAAATATGCACCGCGGGTAATGGATTTCGGGTAATCGAATTCTGGGAAGTTCCAACGCCTTGGCTCAGCATGTCCACTTTGCACTTCAACTCATTGATATATTTGGATGCATCAACAATAATTGAAGTTTTGTTCAGCTGCCAAATCACAGAAATCAGCaacaaattatgaaaatttggaCGAAAGATATTGGAATACTTTATATCACTAATAAAATTtggatatacatatatagtaaCTAATTCTGGCTAAAGTAAGTCCTAGCTTATTTTAAGTTAATTACATCACTGGAATTGGTGGCAGCACGAAGTTGCAGCAATTTCTGATACAGAGCTGCTTTCTTTCGTTCCTTAGAACTCATGCTTCTTCACCCCTTCAGTCTCTCTTGATCTTATGATGGATTTGAGGGCTTTTAAAGAGAACAGGGATGTTGCATACTCCGGCCTCAATATTCCCTAGATTTTTCTCCAGTATATTGACGTAATTGACCTTTCTagttaataattcaattattttgaCATATAACAGGGCACATATTTTGTTTTCACAAGCAAAAACCGGGCGTTTTTGGTTTGCAGCGCATGTACTGTTGGTGATCATATTTTAGGAAACAGTATCAAGTAGTTACAAATCATGCATGCGTTGTGTGTGATGGGGGGTAAAACAAAATCATGTGATAGAGATTGGAGTGGGGAGAGAATATATAATGATATATATGTTGGACTGGATTATTGTAGTGTCTATGTTGTTCGTATGAGGAAAATAAGAGTCATATATATGCATGAGCTGTAATTAGCATTTTggaaaaagggtaattaaaCGCAAAGACGGGCTATAGGTAGAAGATGTTAACCTAGTAGAAAGCGTGAGGAGGAAGATTTCGATTCAGCCCATGTTAGAGAGACCACTTATTTGGATTAAAGTATATAAACAAATTGACATgtttgttagattagattattacgtgttgattaacgtgcttattttctatcgATGACACATCACACGATTTGCAAATTTGTTCTAAAAACTTGGTCtatctaacattactctttgaaaaaaaattatcaaaaactcatttcttgtaaaaaattaaatacacatgtatatctttttaattttttattatcgaATAATTTTCTTCTATGAGATTTGAAGACTACCTCCAACAAAGGTGGATTCTATAGCTAATTAAATGGCCACTACACCAAATGGCTTACAGTATACACTATAGTAATATAACTTTAGCTTTGTAAGAGTGTTAATATGGATTTGAATCCTCTGTTTGAATGCTAGGGTCTCCTTGAATTTTCTTCTCCACATGCCACCTCATTTAAATAACATCTGATGGTTAGAAACTAGTATCTTTAATGATCATCAGTTCTTTCTCAAATCAATTTCTTCTAACCTAGGGTTTAGTCTAGTGGAAAGTCAGTTAAGGCTTGAAACTTCAAACCAAGTTCGAACTCCTATGGATATTTTTATTGGGGCCACCGGCACTGCCTCAACAATACCGTTTCTCATTTGCAATGGGGCTTCATAGGGAATAATAGCTTTTCCCCGAGGAATTGTAAGCTGTGGACTTGGGGATAGATCTACCATAAATTAGTCTGAATGAACCAGTAATCCAGTGGCAGCAGCAATGGTGGCATTTCATTATCAAACGacattgattttgatttttgatccaacgatgttatctacactaaaggggtagaggagtgggctaagcctcacaatgggctaacaataatgtgattcaaattcgtctttggcgagaatcgaacctaagacctctcacttacaagtgaaaaggaatatcactagagcgtagtattaagtgactcAAATGACAGTGATTTAAACTAAAGAAAATGGAGTGATGTAGGGCAAGTGAGAGCTAAGGACAAAGGGACGACGGCAATCGAGAGAGAATAAGTACGTACGTGCGGGAGAGAGAAGTGAAGAGAGTGAGTCCCGTGAGTGAAGAGTTTTGGAAGGATTGACAGCTAAACAACA from Pyrus communis chromosome 9, drPyrComm1.1, whole genome shotgun sequence harbors:
- the LOC137746284 gene encoding transcription factor bHLH61-like isoform X2, encoding MSSKERKKAALYQKLLQLRAATNSSDLNKTSIIVDASKYINELKCKVDMLSQGVGTSQNSITRNPLPAVTVQTLEKGFQIHVLSEKKCPGLLVSILEAFEELGLDVLDARVSCSDTFQLEAVGEGADSIDAQAVEQAVLQAIQTWSTSNEQDY
- the LOC137746284 gene encoding transcription factor bHLH61-like isoform X1, whose product is MSSKERKKAALYQKLLQLRAATNSSDLNKTSIIVDASKYINELKCKVDMLSQGVGTSQNSITRNPLPAQVTVQTLEKGFQIHVLSEKKCPGLLVSILEAFEELGLDVLDARVSCSDTFQLEAVGEGADSIDAQAVEQAVLQAIQTWSTSNEQDY